TCAGTCCGTCTTACCGGCTATTCTATGATGAACCGCTCCACCTTGCATCAGGCCAGGGGGCATGGCTGACCGACGTGCATGGCCGTCGCTTTCTGGATGCCTATAACAATGTTGTGCCCGCCGGGCACTGCCACCCGCGCATCGTGTCTGCCATCGTAGCCCAGACAGAACGGTTAAACACGCATACACGTTACCTGCATGATACCATTGTGGATTATGCAGATGCCCTGCTCGCGACCTTCCCTTTCCCCGCGCAGGCAACATTTACATGCTCGGGCAGCGAGGCCAATGACCTGGCCATCCGGATCGCCCGCCATGTCACCGGCGGCGATGGGCTGATCATAACCAAGAATGCCTACCATGGCGTGACCTCCACGACAGCCGAGATTTCTCCCTCACTGGGTAAAAGCGTCAATCTCGGGGCGCATGTCCGTACGGTTCCCGCTCCGGCGGCCGGTACGGATTTTGCTGCGGGTGTCAGCGACGCCATTGCGGACCTGCAACGCCATGGTATCCGGCCCGCCCTGCTGGTGGTCGATACGATCTTCTCCTCGGATGGAATATTTTCTGATCCCGCCGGTTTCCTGGTCCCTGCCGTTAAAGCGATTCGTGAAGCGGGTGGTCTGTTCCTGGCTGACGAAGTGCAACCTGGCTTCGGGCGGACCGGTACCCATATGTGGGGTTTTGAACGCCATGGCATTGAGCCGGACATGGTTTCCATGGGCAAACCTATGGGAAACGGATACCCGGTTGCAGGGCTTGTATGCCAACCGGACGTGATCCAGAATTTCGGGGCCAGCATCCGTTATTTCAATACATTTGGCGGCAACCCGGTTGCCATGGCTGCGGCGCTGGCAACACTGCGCGTGATTGAGGACGAGAACCTGATGGAAAACGCCCATTCGGTCGGCACCTATCTACGCACGCAACTGGCCCGGCATCACGGTGTTGAGGCTGTTCGCGGAGCGGGTCTTTTTATTGGCGTCGAACTGGCGGATGGGGCCATTGCCTCCCGGGTGGTCAATGAAATGCGTGCCCGCGGTGTGCTCATCAGTTCTTCTGGTCCAACCGGAAATGTCCTGAAAATCCGTCCGCCTCTCATATTTTCCCATGAGCAGGCGGATATCCTGAACGACGCGGTAGGCGCCGCTCTTGACGTGATTCAGACGAATGGGGATTAATGCCCAATCACCCGGAACTGAAATAAGCATCATTATATGATGTTCCTGTCGCACTGACGGGAACAGAACGATGGCGGGACGATAGGCAGGTCAGGTGCTGCTGAGTCCGCAGGCGCGAACGTTTCTTGAAGGGCAGGTCCGGCGTCACAAGGTGCCGGCGAAGCCGTAGCCATCCATCCGGCACAGCCTGTGGTCACTGCCCCGAATGTGCGCGCAAACAGCGCAACCTGTGCCGCAACATGCAGTTCCTGGGAAGTGCCGCACGTGATCCCCATACCAATGGCGGCTTTCGGCGGGCGATGACTGTCAAGGCCACACAGCTCCATCCCCTTCCTCCCGGCCTGACTCTCCGCCAGGCCTGTCTTGCCGAACCGTTATCCGTAGCCCTGCATGCCATTGCGCGCGCAGGCGATGTACGGGGACGTAACGTGATGGTGCAGGGTGCGGGGCCAATCGGGCTGTTCATCGTGGCGGGGCTGGTCCACCACGGCGCAAAACGGATTGTGGCAACCGATCTGGAGGATTTTCCACTCCAGTGCGCAACCCGGCTTGGCGCAAGCCAGTGCTACAATACCCGCCATGCCGCAGTGGAGGAAGAATTCGATATCCTGTTTGAAGCCACAGGCGTGCCAGCCGCCCTGCCTGCGGCCATAGCCCGCACACGGCGGGGCGGCATACTGGTGCAGGTTGGCATGTTCCCGCCAGGCGACATTCCCGTGCCGATTG
This DNA window, taken from Komagataeibacter sucrofermentans DSM 15973, encodes the following:
- a CDS encoding aspartate aminotransferase family protein, whose translation is MTPPLLERRQQLLSPSYRLFYDEPLHLASGQGAWLTDVHGRRFLDAYNNVVPAGHCHPRIVSAIVAQTERLNTHTRYLHDTIVDYADALLATFPFPAQATFTCSGSEANDLAIRIARHVTGGDGLIITKNAYHGVTSTTAEISPSLGKSVNLGAHVRTVPAPAAGTDFAAGVSDAIADLQRHGIRPALLVVDTIFSSDGIFSDPAGFLVPAVKAIREAGGLFLADEVQPGFGRTGTHMWGFERHGIEPDMVSMGKPMGNGYPVAGLVCQPDVIQNFGASIRYFNTFGGNPVAMAAALATLRVIEDENLMENAHSVGTYLRTQLARHHGVEAVRGAGLFIGVELADGAIASRVVNEMRARGVLISSSGPTGNVLKIRPPLIFSHEQADILNDAVGAALDVIQTNGD